The genomic DNA CTCTTGCCGCCGATCGCTCGCGCCTGATTCAGGTTTTGCTAAATCTATTAGATAACGCTATCAAACACACCCCTCCTCAAACAGAAATTATTGTTAGAGTTACTCTGCAACCAGCTACCAAAACTGACATAGAGCAAATAACTATTGACGTAATTGACTCTGGCAGAGGTTTTTCAGAATCCGATCTACCTTATATTTTTGAGCGACTCTATCGAGGAGACAAATCTCGCTTGAGAATCAGATTGCCCGAAACTCAGTCAAATGGAGACGGTAGTGGTTTGGGGCTAGCGATCGCTCAACAAATTATTCGTTCTCATGGCGGCTCAATCTGTGCTAAAAATGACCCTAAAATTGGAGGTGCCTGGCTACAAGTTACTCTGCCTACTGAAAAACCCGCAAAAATTTAGTTGGTTTAGTAATTTACAATACTATTTCTAATAAAATCTTAAACTTTTTTTGTTATCAACAGAGGAGAACTATCATGTTATATAGTAGGATTTTAACAACCCGTGTCATTACCTCAAGCTAATCGTTCGGATTCCAATCAACTAGAGCGTTCTCTTAAAAGAGTTCAGCAAGACGTTTTACGTATGGGAGCTTTAGTAGAAGAGTCCTTGCGCTTGAGTCACCAATGCCTGTTTCAGCGTCATTTAGAAGCTGCTAAAAAGATTACTTATTTAGAAAAGCGCATAGATGCTTACTATCGTCAAATCGAGCTAGATTGTGCTGCTTTAATGACTCTACAAGCACCCGTCGCTCAAGATCTGCGGTTGTTAAGTGCCTTTATGCAGTTGGTGCGCGATCTAGAAAGAATTGGCGATTATGCTCAAGACATCAGCGAAATGACTTTAAAATTAGTCAAGTATCCGCCTCACGATTCTTTAAAAGAAATCGAACTAATGTCCGAACACGTTCAGTTTA from Myxosarcina sp. GI1 includes the following:
- the phoU gene encoding phosphate signaling complex protein PhoU; this encodes MSLPQANRSDSNQLERSLKRVQQDVLRMGALVEESLRLSHQCLFQRHLEAAKKITYLEKRIDAYYRQIELDCAALMTLQAPVAQDLRLLSAFMQLVRDLERIGDYAQDISEMTLKLVKYPPHDSLKEIELMSEHVQFMLATSLVALADLDATAGKRVKDLDDTVDDAYENLYEVLAYQKDIQGVVEPFLLLALIARHLERMADHATNIGQRVSYIVTGQRN